The stretch of DNA CACCGAATGTACGATCCCCGTGGAGCAGGAGGAAATCCTCGAATAATTCATTGATATAGTCCAATGTAGTCGGCCGTCCTGGATGTCTCGCCACTTGCACGCGATCCCAAGGCTCCATATTGCCATAAATCTCGGTCTCCAAATTTTTCAATCGGTTTTTCAATGTCATGATTTCATCCGTCAAATCGACTTCGTTCGTCGAAGTGAACTCTTCCAGCTCTTTGATTTTTTCGCGTAATGTCACTATCGGTTCTTCAAATGTCATCGTTTTACTCATTGAGCTGCTGCCCCCTTCACGTGAAGACGTACGATTTTAGCGATGGAATCCCTTAATTCGGCACGATGGATGACGGCATCCACTTGGCCATGATCGAGAAGGAATTCGGCCGTTTGAAAGTTTTCCGGTAGTTTCTCCCGGACGGTCTGCTCAATTACCCGTCTGCCCGCAAACCCGATGAGCGCTTTCGGTTCGGCTATATTGATGTCCCCGACGGAAGCAAAACTTGCCGACACGCCGCCTGTAGTCGGGTACGTCATGACTGAGATATAGAGAAGCCCCTTTTCAGAATGACGATTGAGCGCGACACTCGTCTTAGCCATCTGCATGAGTGATAATACCCCTTCTTGCATCCGGGCTCCGCCACTCGCTGAAAAGATGATCATCGGGATGCCGAGCTCTGTCGCTTTTTCGACAGCCCTCGTAATCTTCTCCCCAACTACTGATCCCATGGAACCCATCCGGAAATGGGCATCCATAATGGCGACCGCTATTTTCTGGCCTTCCACTTCTCCGACTCCAGTCAGGACGGCTTCGTTCAAGCCTGTTTTCTTCGCATCCGACTCGACCTTTTCCGTATATGACGGAAAATGGAGCGGGTTCTCCGTTTTCAGATGATCGTCCATCGATTGGAAAGTGCCTTCATCGAACAGGCTTTCCACCCGTTCCTGTGCAGTCATTTTAAAATGGTGATCGCAGTTCGTACAAACTTTATGCGACTTCAACAGGTCTTTGGTCAGGATGATGTGTTTACAATCCGGACACTTCGTCATCAGGCCTTCCGGGACGTCGTTTTTCGCATCGTTGGACGGAATCGTCGTTGCTCGTTTCTTTTTGTTTTTCGTAAATATATCACGGATCATATATTATTCCCCCTCGACTCGTTCAATCCATTGTTCGTATGATTCTATCGTCTCCGCTTCAAATCCTTCTTGCAAACTTCTCAACATAGCACCAATTATCCGATTTTCCTCAAAATCGGTCATTTCCCCAAAGGGAACCATACTATATTGTTTCAATAAAAACCAGATTTTCAATGAAAGCCGATTGCCGGCTGCTACAATGATTTCACGGATGACATCTTCTCGCAGGACTGCTCCTGTCTCATTCATCTTAAGAAGCAATCCTTCCCATACCGGCATCCGACGCAGTTTTTCTTCTCGGCATATAGCTGATAGGGCAGCGGTCTCATGGATTCTTCTCGTTTTCTTCACGTCATGAAGGGAACCTGGCTGCTGCATGATAAAAGCAGATAACACTTCAACCATTTGATGTTTCTTGAAATCTGCGAGGAATGTACCTTCCCCGCGACGTGTCTCGATCAGGCCCAACAGTTCCAAACTGCGCAAGGCTTCCCGGACAGTGGACCTGCCCGCCTGCAACCTCTCCGCGAGCTCCCGTTCCGATGGCAGTTTCCCACCCGTTCTAATGCCCTCTTCATTAATCAATGTCTTCAGTTTACCCACAATGTCGAGAAACATTTTGGAAGATGGTTTTGAATTCTGCATTCCCCTGCCCCTTACAATCAATAATCAAACAGTGGTCAGACCACTTCTTTCTCTAGCATACAGAAAAGCGATTGGCACGTAAAGCGAAACATGGAATCCCCCGAAAGAAATGAAGGGAAAAGTGAGA from Bacillus sp. OxB-1 encodes:
- the accD gene encoding acetyl-CoA carboxylase, carboxyltransferase subunit beta; translated protein: MIRDIFTKNKKKRATTIPSNDAKNDVPEGLMTKCPDCKHIILTKDLLKSHKVCTNCDHHFKMTAQERVESLFDEGTFQSMDDHLKTENPLHFPSYTEKVESDAKKTGLNEAVLTGVGEVEGQKIAVAIMDAHFRMGSMGSVVGEKITRAVEKATELGIPMIIFSASGGARMQEGVLSLMQMAKTSVALNRHSEKGLLYISVMTYPTTGGVSASFASVGDINIAEPKALIGFAGRRVIEQTVREKLPENFQTAEFLLDHGQVDAVIHRAELRDSIAKIVRLHVKGAAAQ
- a CDS encoding FadR/GntR family transcriptional regulator, with product MQNSKPSSKMFLDIVGKLKTLINEEGIRTGGKLPSERELAERLQAGRSTVREALRSLELLGLIETRRGEGTFLADFKKHQMVEVLSAFIMQQPGSLHDVKKTRRIHETAALSAICREEKLRRMPVWEGLLLKMNETGAVLREDVIREIIVAAGNRLSLKIWFLLKQYSMVPFGEMTDFEENRIIGAMLRSLQEGFEAETIESYEQWIERVEGE